From one Suicoccus acidiformans genomic stretch:
- a CDS encoding FtsW/RodA/SpoVE family cell cycle protein, which translates to MNMSRRRKASHENRIDYGLILTVFLLAIIGILSVYATTVLVEGNDLRPTLFHALWYGIGAIAVIVVMQFNSEQYWKMADYLYGGGLLLLVLVLIFYDRSLATSTGARSWFTIGPFSMQPSEFFKPAYIIFLSKLVTTHNNQNQNRTIKSDWILLGKIALAALPPVILIQLQNDLGTNLVILSITAGVVVISGISWKILAPMIIGVVLFAGLFIYLISFNAELVVNSGILAQYQVDRILDWLNPFANAQGSGYQLAQSIKAIGSGQLSGKGFGVSEVTVPVRESDFIFTTIAENGGFIAAALLLFIYFVLIYQMVQTCFETKNEFYTYIAVGVISMVMFHIFENVGMTIGLTPITGVPLPFISQGGSALLSNMIGIGLILSMRYHYRSYRYADAEDFLY; encoded by the coding sequence ATGAATATGTCTCGGCGCCGCAAGGCAAGCCACGAAAATCGCATCGATTACGGCTTAATCCTTACTGTCTTTCTCTTGGCGATTATTGGTATCTTAAGTGTCTATGCTACAACAGTATTAGTTGAAGGCAATGACCTCAGACCAACCCTGTTTCACGCTTTATGGTATGGGATTGGAGCCATTGCTGTTATCGTGGTCATGCAATTCAATTCCGAACAATATTGGAAGATGGCCGATTATCTCTATGGAGGCGGGCTCTTGCTCCTGGTTCTTGTTCTCATCTTTTATGACCGATCCCTGGCCACTTCAACCGGGGCCCGCAGTTGGTTTACGATTGGACCATTCTCCATGCAGCCATCAGAATTCTTTAAACCAGCCTATATTATATTCTTATCCAAATTAGTTACTACCCATAATAACCAAAACCAGAATCGTACCATTAAATCCGATTGGATTCTTCTTGGGAAGATTGCACTAGCAGCCTTACCGCCAGTCATTCTCATCCAATTACAAAATGACTTAGGGACCAACTTAGTAATCCTCTCGATTACTGCTGGTGTTGTTGTGATTTCTGGTATCTCATGGAAAATCTTAGCACCGATGATTATCGGAGTTGTCCTTTTTGCGGGATTATTTATCTATTTGATTTCCTTCAATGCTGAATTAGTGGTTAATTCAGGCATTCTAGCTCAGTACCAAGTGGACCGGATTCTTGACTGGTTGAATCCTTTTGCCAATGCACAAGGTAGTGGTTACCAATTGGCTCAAAGTATTAAAGCTATTGGTTCTGGCCAATTATCAGGTAAGGGCTTTGGGGTCTCCGAGGTAACCGTGCCGGTACGTGAATCTGACTTTATCTTTACGACGATTGCCGAAAATGGTGGTTTCATTGCGGCAGCGCTTCTATTATTTATATATTTTGTTTTGATTTATCAAATGGTGCAAACGTGCTTCGAGACGAAGAATGAGTTCTATACCTATATTGCGGTAGGCGTTATTTCAATGGTCATGTTCCATATCTTTGAGAATGTGGGGATGACGATTGGGCTGACACCGATTACTGGGGTGCCGCTGCCGTTTATTTCGCAAGGGGGTTCTGCGCTTCTAAGTAATATGATTGGAATTGGTCTTATTCTTTCGATGCGCTACCATTACCGTAGTTACCGCTATGCGGATGCCGAAGATTTCTTATACTAG
- a CDS encoding alpha/beta fold hydrolase, giving the protein MPVYPDLYDCVYGDPDKRPLVMVHGNGEDHTIFNEAASLLSEAFTVYTPDSPGHGQSYPVEEYHYESMAEAYIRYIERRELEKPVFYGFSDGGIIGLYIAIKRPDLLGQLIISGANTRPTGVYPRTYFATLVDYLRTGNPLAKLMLIEPNINYEELHRITVPTVVLAGEYDLIRPAHTRNIAKHIPNAHLDIIRGEDHGSYIIHSEQIAYLIYNYTH; this is encoded by the coding sequence ATGCCAGTGTATCCAGATTTATATGACTGCGTTTATGGCGACCCAGATAAGCGCCCTTTGGTGATGGTGCATGGAAACGGCGAAGACCACACAATCTTCAACGAAGCTGCGTCCTTACTCAGCGAAGCCTTTACCGTCTACACGCCGGACAGCCCAGGCCACGGCCAGTCTTACCCGGTTGAAGAATACCACTATGAAAGCATGGCCGAAGCCTATATCCGCTACATCGAACGGCGCGAACTGGAAAAGCCCGTCTTTTACGGCTTCTCTGACGGTGGCATTATCGGCTTATACATCGCCATCAAACGCCCGGATTTACTGGGACAATTGATTATCTCAGGCGCCAACACCCGGCCAACCGGCGTTTATCCGCGCACCTATTTTGCAACGCTTGTCGATTATCTACGTACCGGCAATCCTTTGGCAAAACTAATGCTGATTGAGCCGAACATTAACTACGAAGAATTGCATCGCATTACAGTGCCGACCGTAGTCTTAGCTGGCGAATACGACTTGATCCGTCCAGCCCATACCCGCAATATTGCCAAGCATATCCCGAATGCGCACCTTGACATTATTCGAGGTGAAGACCACGGCTCCTACATCATCCATTCAGAGCAAATCGCCTATCTCATCTACAACTACACCCATTAA
- a CDS encoding amino acid ABC transporter ATP-binding protein yields MSDMVLEARNLSKRYGNQKILDNVSLQIAEGEVVVIIGPSGSGKSTLLRILNGLEDIQSGEIYFQGRKVEANEQVWQKLRPEIGMVFQSYDLFPNKTVLENCTVAPVKVQGRKLEEVRGLVERLLEKVGLAGYADRMPSQLSGGQQQRVAIVRTLAMQPKVLLLDEITAALDPEVVQDVLRVILDLAEEKTTMLIVTHEMGFARQVSDRVIFLDRGVIVEEAATDKFFDKPETQRAREFIDAVEFGSI; encoded by the coding sequence TTGAGCGATATGGTTTTAGAAGCCAGAAATTTAAGCAAGCGTTACGGCAACCAAAAGATTTTAGATAATGTGAGTTTGCAAATTGCTGAAGGAGAAGTGGTGGTCATTATTGGCCCATCCGGCAGTGGTAAATCTACTTTGCTCCGTATTTTGAATGGATTAGAAGATATTCAAAGTGGCGAAATATATTTCCAAGGGCGCAAAGTTGAAGCGAATGAGCAAGTATGGCAAAAGTTACGGCCTGAAATTGGCATGGTATTCCAAAGTTACGATCTATTCCCTAACAAAACAGTGCTAGAGAACTGCACCGTCGCCCCTGTGAAAGTGCAAGGGCGCAAATTGGAAGAGGTACGTGGACTGGTGGAGCGCTTACTTGAGAAGGTGGGACTAGCTGGTTATGCAGACCGTATGCCTAGCCAACTCTCAGGTGGCCAACAACAGAGGGTGGCCATCGTTCGCACCCTTGCCATGCAGCCAAAAGTCTTATTGTTGGATGAAATTACAGCCGCCTTGGACCCGGAAGTGGTACAAGATGTTCTGCGAGTCATTCTTGACCTAGCAGAGGAGAAGACGACGATGCTTATCGTTACCCATGAAATGGGCTTTGCCCGACAAGTAAGTGACCGCGTCATTTTCCTGGACCGCGGGGTTATTGTAGAAGAAGCTGCCACTGATAAATTTTTTGATAAGCCTGAAACACAAAGAGCGCGTGAGTTTATTGACGCAGTAGAGTTTGGTTCGATTTAA
- a CDS encoding Nramp family divalent metal transporter, with amino-acid sequence MANKKNYTLWDKLKAVGPGAVVTASFIGPGTVSMASRAGADYGYALLWTVIFAIIMTIVLQEMAARLGIVTQSGLGNAILRSITNPSLRKFSAYLVGGSILLGSLSYIAGDLSGTSLGVAQLVNLPMQTIGLIVGILVLIMVSIGSMKVIENFLTLLVAIMAVVFITTMFVARPDLGEIGRGLIPQVPAKANLMIISLIGTTVVPYNFFLHAGNAHENFTIDELELSSFDTRFSITIGGLITAAILITAGTLMRGVQIETAADLSIQLEPLLGEWAGIFMAIGLLAAGFSSAIASPLGASYTLAGLFGWEANNSDKRFRWTNIIVVVFGIFINLLGIRPMAIIQVAQALNGIILPVVSVYLVYVTSQARIMGEHKNSRLQMILGIIVSIVTIILGGDAIRSVITSL; translated from the coding sequence ATGGCAAACAAAAAGAATTATACCCTGTGGGATAAATTAAAAGCCGTTGGTCCAGGGGCTGTAGTAACAGCCTCCTTTATTGGACCGGGAACGGTCTCGATGGCTTCGCGGGCTGGGGCGGATTATGGTTACGCCTTACTGTGGACGGTTATTTTCGCAATTATTATGACGATTGTTCTCCAAGAGATGGCGGCTCGGTTAGGGATTGTCACGCAATCAGGTTTGGGTAATGCGATTTTACGCAGTATTACGAATCCTAGTTTGCGTAAATTCTCTGCTTATCTTGTCGGTGGATCGATTCTTCTGGGAAGTTTATCTTATATTGCTGGAGACTTGTCCGGAACGAGTTTAGGGGTTGCCCAGCTGGTGAACTTGCCTATGCAGACCATTGGTCTTATTGTCGGGATTCTCGTATTAATTATGGTGTCAATCGGCTCCATGAAGGTTATCGAGAATTTCCTGACGCTTCTAGTGGCCATTATGGCGGTTGTGTTTATTACAACGATGTTTGTAGCTCGACCAGACTTAGGTGAAATAGGGCGCGGCTTGATTCCCCAAGTACCTGCAAAGGCTAATTTGATGATTATTTCTTTAATCGGAACGACTGTGGTGCCTTATAATTTCTTCCTTCATGCGGGGAATGCTCACGAGAACTTTACGATTGATGAGTTAGAATTATCGAGTTTTGATACGCGCTTTTCGATTACGATAGGTGGCCTGATTACCGCAGCCATCCTTATTACAGCTGGAACCCTCATGCGAGGCGTTCAAATCGAAACTGCGGCCGATCTCTCCATTCAATTGGAACCACTTCTCGGTGAATGGGCCGGTATCTTTATGGCCATTGGTTTGTTAGCCGCTGGCTTTTCATCAGCTATCGCTTCACCATTGGGGGCTTCTTATACCTTAGCTGGACTCTTCGGCTGGGAGGCGAACAATTCTGATAAACGCTTTAGATGGACGAATATTATTGTCGTAGTCTTCGGGATTTTCATTAATTTATTAGGCATCAGGCCGATGGCCATTATTCAAGTGGCCCAAGCTTTGAATGGGATTATACTCCCTGTTGTATCCGTGTATTTGGTTTACGTAACGTCTCAAGCGCGCATTATGGGCGAGCATAAGAATAGCCGCCTGCAAATGATTCTGGGCATCATTGTATCGATTGTGACAATTATCCTTGGTGGCGACGCAATTCGAAGCGTTATTACAAGTTTATAA
- a CDS encoding agmatinase family protein translates to MENKPICYVPEREIPEVMSGVPSFLGLPVIKEDADIAKADFVFGGVPWEGVNTYGGFTGCEVSPKRIREASTRYGAYLPEFDIDVFDHFVGADIGDFAMRNGDEEFSFNSMREGIKRILDHDKMPVLFGGDHSISYPLISEFAKKYNGKIGVIHFDAHMDNMEHYGGEKYARCSPFYNLYGDANVDPKNMVHYGIHGPRNNPAGLKTARDAGATVITGLEVKTEGWKESIQRAIDIASDGTDAVYVTVCSDVLDIAFNPAGPPDMMGLSSFELGMALHEVGKQANVRAMDFVELYPGKDPHNTSGHVAAWMTIYLLAGITLRKVEQDNQS, encoded by the coding sequence ATGGAGAATAAACCAATTTGCTATGTACCGGAGCGTGAGATTCCTGAAGTGATGAGTGGGGTGCCTAGCTTCCTTGGCTTGCCGGTCATTAAGGAAGATGCCGATATTGCTAAAGCCGACTTTGTTTTCGGTGGTGTGCCGTGGGAAGGCGTCAATACTTACGGCGGCTTTACCGGTTGTGAAGTAAGTCCGAAGCGCATCCGTGAAGCGTCAACCCGTTACGGGGCTTATTTGCCTGAATTTGATATTGATGTGTTTGATCATTTTGTCGGGGCTGATATTGGTGACTTTGCCATGCGTAACGGCGATGAAGAGTTTTCTTTCAACTCCATGCGTGAAGGTATTAAGCGTATTCTAGACCATGACAAAATGCCTGTCCTCTTCGGTGGCGACCACTCTATTTCTTATCCATTGATTAGTGAATTTGCTAAAAAATATAATGGTAAGATTGGTGTTATTCATTTCGATGCGCATATGGACAACATGGAGCATTACGGTGGCGAGAAATATGCGAGATGCAGTCCGTTCTATAATTTATATGGGGATGCGAATGTGGATCCGAAGAATATGGTTCATTACGGAATACATGGACCGCGTAACAATCCTGCCGGCCTTAAGACAGCGCGTGATGCAGGTGCTACGGTCATTACCGGTTTAGAAGTGAAGACAGAAGGTTGGAAGGAAAGTATTCAACGTGCAATTGATATTGCTAGTGATGGCACGGACGCAGTGTATGTAACCGTGTGTTCCGATGTCTTAGACATTGCCTTTAACCCAGCTGGACCACCAGATATGATGGGATTATCTAGCTTCGAATTGGGTATGGCGCTTCATGAAGTCGGCAAACAAGCTAATGTCCGCGCAATGGATTTTGTAGAATTATATCCTGGTAAAGATCCGCATAATACTTCGGGCCACGTTGCCGCATGGATGACTATCTATTTGCTTGCGGGGATAACCCTTCGTAAAGTAGAGCAAGATAATCAAAGTTAA
- a CDS encoding NRDE family protein, with the protein MCLLTFSYQSHPDYPLIFIGNRDESYRRPSIGAHFWFDAPDVLAGRDLEAGGTWLGLTKHGRFIAITNQPFTDHKPVEVKSRGTILQRFLTEDVPVADFTDWLQAEREHFEGYHLLYGSLADLYFYENVADTAFRYSPGIHSISNTQDDLSNFRMSQSSQLLEDLSQKTFTVDDLLALFQDETPHPNPTDYPDVLSAEVVQNNSAIFIRGNDDFGTVGTTAIVVDRAGHVMFKEVRYNPVQATESVTHEFTLERK; encoded by the coding sequence ATGTGTTTACTAACCTTTAGTTACCAAAGCCACCCGGATTACCCGCTCATTTTCATCGGCAACCGCGATGAAAGCTACCGGCGGCCTTCCATTGGTGCCCATTTCTGGTTCGATGCCCCCGACGTGTTGGCCGGGCGCGACTTGGAAGCAGGTGGAACATGGCTGGGTCTCACTAAGCACGGCCGCTTTATCGCCATTACCAACCAGCCTTTTACCGACCATAAGCCCGTTGAAGTGAAGTCTCGTGGGACAATCTTACAGCGTTTCTTGACGGAAGATGTGCCAGTCGCTGACTTTACGGATTGGCTGCAAGCTGAGCGTGAGCATTTTGAAGGGTATCACTTATTGTATGGCAGCTTGGCTGACTTGTATTTCTACGAGAACGTCGCCGACACCGCCTTCCGCTACAGCCCCGGCATTCACTCGATCAGCAACACCCAAGACGACTTGTCCAACTTTCGCATGAGCCAATCGAGTCAATTACTCGAAGATTTATCGCAAAAAACTTTCACCGTCGATGATCTGTTGGCGCTCTTTCAAGACGAAACGCCGCACCCTAATCCAACGGATTACCCCGACGTATTGAGTGCTGAGGTGGTGCAGAATAATTCGGCAATTTTTATTCGTGGGAACGATGATTTTGGCACGGTGGGAACGACTGCTATTGTAGTAGACCGAGCGGGACATGTTATGTTTAAGGAAGTCCGCTATAACCCGGTGCAAGCGACTGAGTCAGTGACCCATGAATTTACTTTAGAAAGGAAATGA
- a CDS encoding histidine phosphatase family protein: MSKGVTFYFVRHGETYFNQYFRMQGWSNAPLTEKGIRDVHRSGRGLAEVEFDAVYTSDLQRTVDTAEILLEENHHAFGLHIEKMYEFREVFFGTLEGLPSKDVWPNVMDSVKIMYDLPAGTDAEVAQTMNAIKKADPEGDAENYLEFWTRVEPGILKLLERHKATDENILVVSHGMTIRYILDGLLPDFEESEPLQNASVTRISYRDGQFELLDYNKTDHFTD; the protein is encoded by the coding sequence ATGTCAAAAGGTGTAACGTTCTATTTTGTTCGTCATGGGGAAACGTATTTCAACCAGTATTTCCGCATGCAAGGTTGGTCAAATGCGCCCCTAACTGAGAAAGGGATTCGCGATGTGCACCGCAGTGGTCGCGGTTTAGCTGAGGTTGAGTTTGATGCGGTGTATACGAGTGATTTGCAGCGGACTGTTGATACGGCGGAGATTTTGCTTGAGGAGAATCACCACGCTTTTGGTCTACACATTGAGAAGATGTATGAATTCCGCGAGGTGTTCTTTGGGACGCTTGAAGGTCTGCCATCGAAGGATGTTTGGCCAAATGTTATGGATTCAGTCAAAATTATGTACGACCTGCCAGCTGGTACAGATGCGGAAGTAGCCCAGACGATGAACGCAATTAAAAAAGCCGATCCGGAAGGTGACGCTGAGAACTATTTGGAGTTCTGGACGCGAGTTGAACCGGGTATTCTGAAATTATTAGAACGTCATAAGGCCACGGACGAGAATATTCTTGTTGTGTCACATGGAATGACGATTCGCTATATCTTGGATGGCTTGTTGCCGGACTTTGAGGAAAGCGAGCCTTTGCAGAATGCATCAGTGACGCGCATTTCTTACCGTGATGGGCAATTTGAATTGCTCGATTATAACAAAACCGATCACTTTACTGACTAA
- the holA gene encoding DNA polymerase III subunit delta, giving the protein MDFQPAIQAIRAGQTAPVYTIFGSEQYLRDQLLEALRQATESDGESDRLTLDLNEQALMDAIDEANMFSFFADQRLILAWNANFATSQGSKLEKHEEKALEEYLKNPNKASVLVFVIPGDQLDKRRKGSKLLQKHSTFVDITPMDEGQVQRYVQTYIANSNLDMTREAVGELLRRVDGQLSQAMHELEKLESYHSLGRRITLDVVEDLVPRTLESDVFELSNAVVTKQIDRAIQIYQDLRLMKHEPIALHALIVSQFRIMIQTKLLAQEGMMEGQIASHLGVHPYRVKLAMQSVRQMPFEELVDFYNQLVEADYGMKTGVGDQESHFYLLLTRLMEMK; this is encoded by the coding sequence ATGGATTTTCAACCAGCAATTCAAGCGATTCGGGCAGGCCAAACGGCTCCCGTCTATACAATATTCGGGAGCGAACAATATTTACGTGATCAACTTTTGGAAGCTTTGAGACAAGCAACTGAAAGTGACGGCGAATCGGATCGCCTTACCTTAGATTTGAATGAACAAGCTTTGATGGATGCCATCGATGAGGCGAATATGTTCTCATTCTTCGCTGATCAGCGGTTGATTCTGGCGTGGAATGCTAATTTCGCAACCAGTCAGGGTAGCAAGTTGGAGAAGCACGAAGAGAAGGCTCTCGAAGAATACTTGAAGAATCCGAATAAGGCTTCGGTCTTAGTTTTTGTGATTCCTGGTGATCAGCTTGATAAGCGCCGTAAAGGCAGCAAGCTCCTGCAGAAACATTCCACCTTTGTCGATATTACGCCAATGGATGAGGGCCAGGTCCAGCGCTATGTGCAAACCTATATCGCTAATAGTAATCTAGATATGACCAGGGAAGCGGTCGGTGAGCTTTTGCGCCGAGTGGATGGCCAGTTGAGTCAGGCCATGCACGAGTTGGAGAAATTGGAAAGTTATCACAGCTTAGGTCGACGCATAACCTTGGATGTGGTGGAAGACTTGGTACCGCGCACTTTGGAGTCGGATGTCTTTGAGCTATCTAATGCTGTGGTTACCAAGCAAATTGACCGGGCGATTCAAATTTACCAAGACTTACGCCTGATGAAGCATGAGCCGATCGCTCTCCATGCGCTCATAGTCTCGCAATTTCGAATTATGATTCAAACAAAACTCCTTGCCCAAGAAGGTATGATGGAAGGGCAAATTGCTAGCCATTTAGGCGTGCATCCCTACCGGGTGAAACTCGCCATGCAGTCGGTTCGCCAAATGCCTTTTGAAGAATTAGTGGACTTCTACAATCAACTCGTGGAAGCAGATTATGGGATGAAGACAGGAGTCGGAGATCAGGAAAGTCATTTCTACTTATTATTAACGCGGTTGATGGAGATGAAGTAA
- a CDS encoding transporter substrate-binding domain-containing protein, with protein MKKFIHKIIAIAFVLIALITGLVPGATAQAQGDDNSVEAIQERGVLRVAIFGDLPPYGYTDEQGNYVGFSVVLAERLAEELLGDPGALELIAVNGEERVETLQSGRADIVLANFTYTDERAAVVDFADPYMKVAIGIASHKDNPVTDVAQLEGETLILAKGTTAEALFTSEYPEVNLDRYETKNQEFQALLDGRGIALADDNSYLFPWVKENPDYVVGITEFGEVSTINPAVKKGNESLLNFLNETIAKLGAEGFFVQLYNEELAPHFGEDVQADDILLEEHVVEAESSVEEDAEVEESETESNE; from the coding sequence ATGAAGAAATTTATTCATAAAATTATTGCAATTGCCTTTGTCCTAATTGCCTTAATCACAGGACTCGTCCCAGGGGCGACTGCTCAAGCACAAGGGGATGATAATTCAGTTGAAGCCATCCAAGAACGTGGCGTTCTAAGAGTAGCCATATTCGGAGACTTACCACCTTATGGTTACACTGATGAGCAAGGAAATTACGTCGGCTTTTCAGTAGTCTTAGCGGAACGTCTAGCCGAAGAATTGCTAGGCGACCCAGGTGCCCTTGAATTAATTGCAGTCAACGGCGAAGAACGGGTCGAAACCTTGCAATCAGGGCGAGCAGATATTGTCCTAGCTAACTTTACTTACACAGATGAGCGGGCTGCTGTCGTTGACTTTGCAGATCCATACATGAAAGTAGCTATCGGTATCGCTTCCCACAAAGACAACCCTGTAACAGATGTAGCGCAATTAGAAGGAGAAACCTTAATCCTAGCTAAAGGGACAACCGCTGAAGCCCTATTCACCAGCGAATACCCTGAGGTAAACCTTGATCGCTATGAAACCAAGAATCAAGAATTCCAAGCCTTACTCGATGGACGTGGTATCGCCTTAGCCGACGACAACTCCTACCTATTCCCATGGGTGAAAGAAAACCCTGATTATGTTGTAGGAATCACTGAGTTCGGAGAAGTCTCCACCATTAACCCCGCCGTCAAAAAAGGAAACGAAAGCCTACTCAACTTCTTAAATGAAACCATCGCTAAACTCGGCGCAGAAGGCTTCTTCGTACAACTTTATAACGAAGAACTTGCACCACACTTCGGCGAAGACGTCCAAGCCGACGATATCTTGCTTGAAGAACATGTGGTTGAAGCAGAAAGTAGTGTCGAAGAAGATGCAGAAGTAGAAGAAAGTGAAACAGAATCTAACGAATAG
- a CDS encoding gamma-glutamyl-gamma-aminobutyrate hydrolase family protein: MQPLIGITGNTTLLSRPGDVSAFEINYSPRSISTAVQHAGGTPLIIPMTQPEDAAQYISAVDGLVLAGGQDISPLFYGEEPQKVIGAVSPERDRIELALIKEAIQQKKAILGICRGMQLVNVALGGTLYQDIKHDSRFTVQHDQKSQPHFATHTVFVSEDSYLGRLIPDKSLVNSFHHQAIRDLAEPLHATARSKDEVIEAVEAMDDNYSIVGVQWHPELTFETDHPSLALFQDLVERT; this comes from the coding sequence ATGCAACCATTAATTGGTATTACGGGAAATACGACGCTTTTAAGCCGGCCAGGAGATGTGAGCGCCTTTGAAATCAATTATTCACCGCGCAGCATTAGCACCGCGGTTCAGCACGCAGGAGGAACGCCGCTGATCATTCCCATGACCCAACCGGAGGATGCAGCCCAATATATATCCGCTGTCGACGGCCTAGTCTTAGCCGGTGGCCAGGATATTTCACCCTTATTCTACGGTGAAGAACCGCAAAAAGTTATTGGTGCCGTTTCCCCCGAAAGAGATCGTATTGAACTCGCCTTAATTAAAGAAGCTATCCAACAAAAGAAAGCTATTCTGGGTATTTGTCGGGGCATGCAACTCGTGAACGTGGCCCTTGGTGGGACCCTGTATCAAGACATTAAACACGATTCACGCTTCACCGTCCAACACGACCAGAAATCGCAACCCCATTTTGCGACCCATACGGTCTTTGTCAGTGAAGACTCCTATCTGGGCCGTTTGATTCCCGATAAGAGTCTGGTGAACTCTTTCCATCACCAAGCCATCCGCGATTTGGCTGAACCCTTGCACGCAACCGCTCGCAGTAAGGACGAAGTGATTGAAGCTGTTGAAGCCATGGACGACAACTACAGTATTGTCGGCGTCCAGTGGCACCCCGAATTAACCTTTGAAACTGACCACCCAAGCCTTGCCCTATTCCAAGATTTGGTGGAACGAACCTAA
- a CDS encoding YihY/virulence factor BrkB family protein, translated as MMQGSRMKRVVKTFQINSEQLRFGSYAAELSFYIIWAIVPIMLALANVISVLPIDQQAIISVMEAALPDEVEVTLIPILEGYLTSTSTGIFSLSLIISLWPASNVFNTIQRVFNLIYKAPPRPNFILARLFAYVFTLAIVFAFVAGTFVNVFGEIVLNFIDSILDMPVTTNLFGLIFQQKWLIWGLAIFGVLLLIYHFIPNVQWHIKYALPGTIFALIGFIVVSQLFTVYTAIAGDSISNNTIGVFIILIIWLYFNMIVLSLGAYLNVLVHDYYEKPYWQLVEESRSYSTYQAMSKDYDQSYQGDYALRDQIKKEV; from the coding sequence ATGATGCAAGGTTCTCGAATGAAACGAGTTGTCAAGACGTTTCAAATAAACAGTGAACAGCTGCGTTTTGGTAGTTATGCAGCAGAGTTATCCTTCTATATTATTTGGGCTATCGTGCCTATTATGCTGGCCTTGGCCAATGTGATTTCTGTCCTGCCTATTGATCAGCAGGCGATTATCAGTGTGATGGAAGCAGCCTTGCCTGATGAGGTGGAAGTGACCCTGATTCCTATTCTGGAAGGCTATTTAACTAGTACGAGTACAGGGATTTTCTCCCTGAGTTTGATTATTTCCCTGTGGCCGGCTTCGAATGTCTTTAATACTATACAGCGGGTGTTTAATTTAATTTACAAGGCGCCTCCGCGGCCGAACTTTATTTTAGCTCGATTATTCGCTTATGTCTTTACCCTAGCGATTGTCTTTGCCTTTGTGGCGGGAACCTTCGTTAACGTCTTTGGTGAGATTGTCCTGAATTTCATTGATAGCATTCTCGATATGCCAGTTACGACTAATTTATTTGGCCTAATCTTCCAGCAAAAATGGCTCATTTGGGGCTTAGCGATTTTCGGGGTATTACTGCTAATCTATCATTTTATCCCGAATGTTCAGTGGCATATTAAATATGCTTTACCTGGCACCATTTTTGCCTTAATTGGCTTCATTGTGGTATCCCAATTATTTACTGTCTATACCGCCATTGCCGGAGATAGCATTAGTAATAATACTATCGGGGTTTTCATTATCTTGATTATTTGGCTGTATTTCAATATGATTGTCCTAAGTTTAGGGGCTTACTTAAATGTGCTCGTGCATGATTACTATGAGAAACCTTATTGGCAGCTGGTTGAAGAAAGTCGCAGTTACAGCACTTATCAAGCGATGAGTAAAGATTACGACCAGTCCTATCAAGGGGACTATGCCCTCAGAGATCAAATCAAAAAGGAAGTGTAA
- a CDS encoding glycine cleavage system protein H, with protein MDTQQLWLEEANGVITLGMSEALQEEAGDIAYVSLTKAATVDVDDTILNLEASKAAIEVPTPVAGQVIAVNEAAMNQPELLNSTDRADNWVIRLKAN; from the coding sequence ATGGATACACAGCAATTATGGCTTGAAGAAGCAAACGGCGTTATTACTTTGGGCATGTCGGAAGCGCTCCAAGAGGAAGCAGGGGATATTGCCTATGTCAGCTTGACCAAGGCAGCGACCGTTGACGTGGATGATACGATCTTGAACTTGGAAGCGTCCAAGGCTGCCATTGAAGTGCCGACCCCAGTTGCCGGACAAGTCATCGCAGTGAATGAAGCAGCGATGAATCAGCCCGAGTTGTTGAACTCAACGGACCGGGCGGATAATTGGGTAATTCGTTTGAAGGCCAATTAA